A genomic window from Arthrobacter globiformis includes:
- the rplV gene encoding 50S ribosomal protein L22, whose translation MEAKAIARHIRVTPMKARRVVNLVRGKQANEALAILKFAPQAASEPVFKVVQSAISNARVLADRDGVAFDEGDLIISEAFVDEGPTMKRFQPRAQGRAFQIKKRTSHITVVVATPEKEEAR comes from the coding sequence ATGGAAGCCAAGGCAATTGCGCGCCACATCCGCGTAACGCCTATGAAGGCCCGGCGCGTCGTCAACCTTGTTCGTGGAAAGCAAGCGAACGAGGCTCTGGCAATTCTGAAGTTTGCCCCCCAGGCAGCTTCAGAGCCGGTATTCAAGGTAGTTCAGTCGGCAATCTCCAACGCACGGGTCCTCGCGGACCGCGACGGTGTTGCGTTCGACGAAGGTGACCTCATCATCAGCGAAGCGTTTGTTGATGAAGGCCCGACCATGAAGCGGTTCCAGCCGCGTGCTCAGGGTCGTGCATTTCAGATCAAGAAGCGCACCAGCCACATCACCGTGGTAGTCGCTACCCCGGAGAAAGAGGAGGCTCGCTAA
- the rpsS gene encoding 30S ribosomal protein S19 — translation MPRSLKKGPFVDQHLFVKVDRENEKGTKNVIKTWSRRSMIIPDMLGHTIAVHDGRKHIPVFVTESMVGHKLGEFAPTRTFRGHVKDDRKGKRR, via the coding sequence ATGCCACGCAGCCTGAAAAAAGGTCCTTTCGTTGACCAGCACCTCTTTGTGAAGGTGGACAGGGAAAACGAAAAGGGCACCAAGAACGTCATCAAGACCTGGTCCCGCCGCTCGATGATCATCCCCGATATGCTCGGGCACACGATCGCCGTGCACGACGGACGCAAGCACATCCCGGTGTTTGTCACCGAGTCGATGGTCGGGCACAAGCTCGGCGAATTCGCTCCGACGCGGACATTCCGCGGCCATGTCAAGGACGACCGTAAGGGCAAGCGCCGCTAG
- the rplB gene encoding 50S ribosomal protein L2, with the protein MGIRKYKPTTPGRRGSSVADFTEITRSTPEKSLVRPLPKKGGRNNTGKITTRHKGGGHKRQYRLIDFRRHDKDGVNARVAEIEYDPNRTARIALLHYVDGTKRYIIAPNKLSQGDFVEAGANADIKPGNNLPLRNIPVGTVIHAVELRPGGGAKMARSAGASVQLVAKEGRFAQLRLPSGEIRNVDVRCRATIGEVGNAEQSNINWGKAGRMRWKGVRPTVRGVAMNPVDHPHGGGEGKTSGGRHPVNPNGKAEGRTRRPNKESDKLIVRRRRTGKNKR; encoded by the coding sequence ATGGGAATCCGTAAATACAAGCCGACTACCCCGGGCCGTCGCGGCTCGAGCGTAGCGGACTTCACCGAAATCACGCGGTCGACGCCGGAAAAGTCGTTGGTACGTCCGCTGCCCAAAAAGGGTGGCCGTAACAACACCGGTAAGATCACGACCCGTCACAAGGGTGGTGGACACAAGCGTCAGTACCGTCTGATCGACTTCCGTCGCCACGACAAGGACGGCGTCAACGCCCGCGTTGCCGAAATCGAGTACGATCCGAACCGCACGGCTCGCATCGCCCTCCTGCACTACGTTGATGGCACCAAGCGTTACATCATCGCCCCGAACAAGCTCTCCCAGGGTGACTTCGTGGAGGCCGGCGCCAACGCTGACATCAAGCCTGGCAACAACCTGCCCCTGCGCAACATCCCCGTAGGTACCGTTATCCACGCAGTTGAACTGCGCCCGGGTGGCGGCGCCAAGATGGCACGTTCCGCTGGAGCTTCTGTTCAGCTCGTCGCCAAGGAAGGCCGTTTCGCCCAGCTGCGTCTGCCTTCCGGCGAAATCCGCAACGTTGATGTGCGCTGCCGCGCAACCATCGGCGAGGTCGGCAACGCTGAGCAGTCGAACATCAACTGGGGTAAGGCCGGCCGTATGCGGTGGAAGGGCGTTCGCCCGACCGTCCGTGGTGTCGCCATGAACCCGGTCGATCACCCGCATGGTGGTGGTGAAGGTAAGACCTCCGGTGGACGTCACCCGGTCAACCCGAATGGTAAGGCTGAAGGCCGTACCCGCCGTCCCAACAAAGAGAGCGACAAGCTTATTGTTCGTCGCCGTCGTACTGGCAAGAACAAGCGATAG